CGCCTGGACCGGCAACCGCAAGGCCGGTGCGGGTCGCATGGAGATCGTCGCGAGCGCCGAGCGCGAAATCGCGATCCGCCTGGACTTCGAGAAGCCGTGGCAGGCCACCAACCAGGTGCTGTTCGAGCTGAACCCGACCGAATCCGGCGCCACCGAGGTGGTCTGGCGGATGAGCGGGCAGCAGCAGGGCTTGATGAAGGTGCTCTCGAAGATCCTGCCGACCGACAAGTTCGTCGGCAAGGATTTCGAGAAGGGGCTCGCCCGGCTGAAGGCGGTCGCCGAGGGCAACGGGCAGTAGGCGGCGAGCGGCGCGCCTGCGCACGGCCACTGCGCGACCGCGACACTATGCTGCGGGAATGGCTACTGCAGCGCAATGGATCGAGGGCGCGCGTCCACGCACCCTGCCGAACGCAATCGCCCCGGTGCTGGCGGGCACCGGCGCCGCCGCCTCGCTCGACGGCGCGGTGTGGTGGAAAGCCGTTCTCGCGCTGCTGGTCTCGCTGGCCCTGATCATCGGCGTCAACTTCGCCAACGACTACTCCGACGGTATCCGCGGCACCGACGACGTGCGGGTCGGCCCGGTCCGGCTGGTCGGCCAGAAACTGGCCTCCGCCGCGGCGGTGCGCAATGCCGCGGTGCTGAGCCTGGGCATCGCCGCGGTGCTCGGGCTGATCCTGGCCGCGACCACGGCCTGGTGGTTGCTGCTGATCGGCGCGGCCTGCCTGGCCGGCGCCTGGTTCTACACCGGCGGCAGCAAGCCCTACGGGTACAGCGGATTCGGCGAGATCGCGGTGTTCGTGTTCTTCGGCCTGGTCGGCGTGCTCGGCACCGAGTTCGTGCAGGCGGAGCGGATCGACTGGGCGGGTGTGGTGCTCGCGGTCTCGGTCGGCGCGTTCTCCAGCGCGGTGCTCGTCGCGAACAATCTGCGCGATATCCCGACCGACTCGCAATCCGGGAAGGTCACGCTCGCAGTCAAACTCGGCGATCCCCGGACCAGGACGCTGCAGCTCGCCCTGCTGGCCGTGCCGTTCGCCGGCACCCTGGCGCTGGTGGCTCGCACGCCGTTCGCGCTGGTCGGCCTGCTCGCCATCCCACTCGCGGTACGCGCCAACGCCCCGGTTCGCTCCGGCAAAGGCGGACTGGAACTCATTCCGGCGCTGCGGGATTCCGGCCTGGCGATGCTCGCCTGGTCGATCGTGACGGCGCTGGCACTCGGTTTCGCCTGATACCGCAGACCGCTCGCGGACGCGGATCAGGTCCGCGGCCGCGAGGCGCCCCGCCGGGCTCAGTCGTTGTCGGGAACCAGGATGCCGAGCACCCAGTTCACCAGCGAGACGATGATGCCGCCGATCACCGCCGCCCAGAACCCGTCGACCCGCAGGCCGTAGTCGGTGGTCTCGGTGATCTTCGCGGTCAGCCACAGCATGAGCGCGTTGATCACCAGCAGGAACAGGCCCAGCGTGACGATCACCAGCGGCAGCGACAGCAGCTTCACGATCGGCTTGACCAGTGCGTTCACCACCGTGAAGACCAGGGCGACGGCGATCAGGACGATGATCTTGCCGCCGTTGCCGTTCTCGGCCGGACTGACGATATCGATCTTGTCGACCCAGGCGGCGGCCAGCCAGATCGCCACCGCGTTGATGATCAACCGAATCAGAAGCTGCATGCGCCCATGCTAAGACCGCAGGGTGGACATGTGTCGACTCGAAACGCGAATTCCGGCCTGGTGGCTGGTCGGCGCGGGCGGGCGGAGCAGCCACGCGGCGATCGGTGACCGCGTCCCCGTTCGGCCTACACCTGTCCACCCGCTAGGCGGCGCGATCGAGCAGCGTGTGCACCTTGGACCGCAGCTCGTCGATCGGGCCGGAGCCGCCGAGCAGCCGCTCGGTGGTCGGGTTGGGGGCGCGCAGGATGCCGAGCAGCACATGTCCTGATTCGATGGACTTGTCCTTGCGGGCCAGCGCTTCCCGTAGCGAGAGTTCGAGCACCTTCTTCGCGTCCTTGGTGAACGGGATGTGCCCGAAGTTCCGGCCGCGGCCGAACGGGCCGCGGCGTTCCTCCGGGACCGCGCGTTCCAGCGCGTCGGAGCCGAAGTTCGCCTCCAGCGATTCCCGGACGGCGTCGAGGTCGATGCCGATCGAGCGCAGCGCCTCGGCGTCGTCCGCGCCCAGCGGCGCGCTCTTGCCGTTGTCGGCCAGCGCCTGCCGGACGCCGGCGTGGGTGAGACCGGACGCGGCCAGCACGCCGCGCAGGTCCGCTTCGCACTGCGACAGCAGCCCTAGCAGTACGTGTTCCACCTGGATGGTGGGCGAACGCAATTCCCGCGCGTCTTCCTGGGCGATGACGATGGCCATCCGTGCCGATCTGCTGAACCGTTCGAACATCAGCGGTTCCTGCCTTTCCGATTGTGCTTCTGATGGACTGCCTGCTTGCTGACCTCGAGCGCCTCCGCGATCGCCTGCCAGGACCAGCCCTGTTCGCGGGCGTTGGTCACCTGGATCGCTTCCAGCCGTTCGAGCAGCCGTCGCAGCGCGAGCACCGCGCGCAACCCGACCTTGGGGTCGGGGCTGCCCGCGGCGGCCGCCAGAGTGGTTGCTTCTGTCATGTCGTCAATTTTGATTGACGACACCGGGTGGTGTCAACAAAAATTGACGATGGTTCGCCGACAGCGGAACGGCCACCCGGGCGACCGGAACGACAAAGGCCACCCGTGCGCGGCCGCGGTGTCCGCGCGCAGGTGGCCTCGTAGGGTCGGGCGCTCAGCCCGCCCAGTTGCCGGTGGCGGTGAACTTGTCCAGAATCGCGGTCGGCTCGGCCAGGCTCAAGCCCTGCGATTCGACCCACGCGTCATCGAAATACGTTCCGGCATAACGATCTCCGCCGTCACACAGCAGGGTGACCACACTGCCGCCACGGCCCGCGGCCAGCATCTCGGCGATGATCGCGAACACGCCCCACAGATTGGTGCCGGTCGAGCCGCCGACGCGCCGGCCGAGCACCCGGCTGGCGTAGCGGGCGGCCGCGATCGAACCCGCGTCCGGCACCTCGATCATCCGGTCCACCACCTCACCGACGAACGACGGCTCCACCCGCGGCCGGCCGATTCCTTCGATGCGCGAAGACATTCCGGTCTCATAGCCGGCGTCACCGGTCTCGTAGCCGCCATAGAACGCGGAGTTCTCCGGGTCGACGACCGCCAATCTCGTTGCGT
This genomic stretch from Nocardia brasiliensis ATCC 700358 harbors:
- a CDS encoding SRPBCC family protein; translation: MAEFEVVRQAVISAEPSRIHGLIDDLREWTKWSPWEDIDPQLQRTYTGAESGVGAKYAWTGNRKAGAGRMEIVASAEREIAIRLDFEKPWQATNQVLFELNPTESGATEVVWRMSGQQQGLMKVLSKILPTDKFVGKDFEKGLARLKAVAEGNGQ
- a CDS encoding 1,4-dihydroxy-2-naphthoate polyprenyltransferase encodes the protein MATAAQWIEGARPRTLPNAIAPVLAGTGAAASLDGAVWWKAVLALLVSLALIIGVNFANDYSDGIRGTDDVRVGPVRLVGQKLASAAAVRNAAVLSLGIAAVLGLILAATTAWWLLLIGAACLAGAWFYTGGSKPYGYSGFGEIAVFVFFGLVGVLGTEFVQAERIDWAGVVLAVSVGAFSSAVLVANNLRDIPTDSQSGKVTLAVKLGDPRTRTLQLALLAVPFAGTLALVARTPFALVGLLAIPLAVRANAPVRSGKGGLELIPALRDSGLAMLAWSIVTALALGFA
- a CDS encoding phage holin family protein yields the protein MQLLIRLIINAVAIWLAAAWVDKIDIVSPAENGNGGKIIVLIAVALVFTVVNALVKPIVKLLSLPLVIVTLGLFLLVINALMLWLTAKITETTDYGLRVDGFWAAVIGGIIVSLVNWVLGILVPDND
- a CDS encoding Clp protease N-terminal domain-containing protein; this translates as MFERFSRSARMAIVIAQEDARELRSPTIQVEHVLLGLLSQCEADLRGVLAASGLTHAGVRQALADNGKSAPLGADDAEALRSIGIDLDAVRESLEANFGSDALERAVPEERRGPFGRGRNFGHIPFTKDAKKVLELSLREALARKDKSIESGHVLLGILRAPNPTTERLLGGSGPIDELRSKVHTLLDRAA